In Candidatus Promineifilum breve, one genomic interval encodes:
- a CDS encoding P1 family peptidase, with amino-acid sequence MSIMIDFAGIRIGHATYPQNYTGCTVFLCPPGTFGSVDARGPAPGSREFALLAPDKPEDKEVNAIVLTGGSAFGLATADGVMRYLSERGIGHPTPIRPVPIVPAAVVFDLGLNNEPFMPNATAGYDACVAADAFTGDIAQGNVGAGTGVLVGKWAGFPHMMKGGFGVASLRVGEVVVAAAAVVNAVGDVVNEDGGVLAGARDPAGGWLAAENPLRYVEWGSPPPAGTNTTLVVAATNARLSRSELSRLTHQAHNGLAIAVRPSHTRHDGDVAFALTTSRVSGDLTLVNNMVVAVVGEAIRNGVRHAASVMGIPGLAGTREED; translated from the coding sequence TCCACCGGGCACTTTCGGCAGCGTGGATGCCCGCGGTCCAGCGCCCGGCAGCCGCGAGTTCGCCCTGCTGGCCCCCGACAAGCCGGAGGATAAAGAGGTCAACGCCATCGTGCTGACCGGCGGCAGCGCGTTTGGTCTGGCCACGGCCGACGGCGTGATGCGCTACCTGTCCGAGCGCGGCATCGGCCATCCGACGCCCATCCGGCCGGTGCCCATCGTCCCGGCCGCGGTCGTGTTCGATCTGGGTCTGAACAATGAGCCCTTCATGCCCAACGCCACCGCCGGCTACGACGCCTGCGTGGCTGCCGACGCCTTCACCGGCGACATCGCCCAGGGCAACGTGGGGGCGGGGACGGGCGTACTGGTGGGCAAGTGGGCCGGCTTTCCCCACATGATGAAAGGTGGCTTTGGCGTGGCTTCGTTGCGCGTGGGTGAGGTGGTGGTGGCCGCGGCCGCCGTGGTGAACGCCGTCGGCGACGTGGTGAATGAAGACGGCGGCGTGTTGGCCGGGGCGCGCGATCCTGCGGGCGGCTGGCTGGCGGCCGAGAATCCGCTGCGCTACGTGGAATGGGGCAGCCCGCCACCGGCCGGCACGAATACGACGCTGGTCGTGGCGGCGACAAACGCGCGTCTTTCGCGTAGTGAGTTGAGTCGCCTGACCCATCAGGCCCACAACGGGCTGGCCATTGCCGTGCGGCCGAGCCATACCCGCCACGACGGCGATGTGGCCTTTGCCCTGACGACCAGCCGCGTCAGTGGCGATCTGACGCTGGTGAATAACATGGTCGTCGCCGTGGTGGGCGAGGCCATCCGCAACGGGGTGCGCCATGCCGCATCCGTTATGGGCATTCCCGGCCTGGCCGGTACCCGGGAGGAGGATTAA
- a CDS encoding LOG family protein, with translation MAQPIISVFGSSAPLPDSEPYEEARQLGAMLAEAGFTVATGGYGGTMAAVSRGAAEAGGRVIGVTSGHLEKWRPMPPNEWVSEEIRHPSQRERLLHLVMNNDGMIALPGGIGTLSEVALAWSLMQTGEIAERSLVLLGPTWRETIRVYAQAEYIRPRDMDLIYLATSAETAVGYTRQRLAARL, from the coding sequence ATGGCCCAACCGATCATCTCTGTTTTCGGCAGTTCGGCCCCGTTGCCCGACAGCGAGCCATACGAGGAGGCGCGCCAGTTAGGCGCAATGCTGGCCGAGGCCGGTTTTACCGTGGCGACCGGCGGCTATGGCGGGACGATGGCCGCCGTTAGCCGTGGCGCGGCCGAGGCGGGCGGCCGGGTGATCGGCGTCACCTCCGGCCACCTGGAGAAGTGGCGGCCCATGCCGCCCAATGAGTGGGTCAGCGAGGAGATACGCCATCCCTCGCAGCGTGAGCGCTTGCTCCATCTGGTGATGAACAACGACGGCATGATCGCCTTGCCGGGCGGCATTGGCACACTGTCGGAAGTGGCCCTGGCCTGGAGCCTGATGCAGACGGGGGAGATCGCCGAGCGGTCGCTGGTCTTGCTCGGCCCCACCTGGCGCGAGACGATTCGCGTCTACGCTCAGGCGGAGTATATCCGGCCACGCGATATGGATCTGATCTATCTGGCGACGTCGGCCGAGACGGCGGTGGGCTACACCCGCCAGCGTTTGGCCGCGCGGCTATAG
- a CDS encoding isopentenyl phosphate kinase, whose translation MSDLIFLKLGGSLLTDKTGTEALRADTLQRLAAEIAAARAADPQLRLVLGHGSGSFGHVAGARHGTRAGVVGPAQWAGFAEVADAAARLNRHVIAALLAAGVPAVGLPPSASALVSDGYIRELAVAPIQAALAAGVTPVVFGDVAFDAARGGTIISTEEVMDYLAARLRPAWFLLAGETEGVLDGEGNLIPLITASNLPSYLPALGGSRGTDVTGGMAAKVAAMVALVEANPGLAIRIFSGLIPGLLTRLLVDPGLAVGTRLAAG comes from the coding sequence ATGAGCGATCTCATCTTTCTCAAATTGGGCGGCTCGCTGCTGACCGACAAGACCGGCACCGAGGCGCTACGGGCCGACACCTTGCAGCGCCTGGCGGCCGAAATCGCCGCCGCCCGCGCCGCCGACCCGCAACTCCGTCTCGTCCTGGGACACGGCAGCGGGTCGTTCGGCCACGTGGCCGGCGCCCGCCACGGCACGCGCGCCGGCGTCGTCGGCCCCGCGCAATGGGCCGGCTTCGCCGAGGTGGCCGATGCCGCGGCGCGGCTCAATCGCCACGTGATCGCCGCGCTGCTGGCCGCGGGCGTCCCCGCCGTTGGGCTGCCGCCGTCGGCCTCCGCCCTCGTCAGCGACGGCTACATTCGCGAGTTGGCCGTGGCCCCCATTCAGGCGGCGCTGGCCGCCGGGGTGACGCCGGTCGTCTTCGGCGACGTGGCCTTCGATGCCGCGCGCGGCGGGACGATCATCTCGACCGAAGAGGTGATGGACTATCTGGCAGCGCGATTGCGGCCGGCCTGGTTCCTGCTGGCCGGCGAAACGGAAGGGGTGCTGGACGGTGAAGGGAACCTGATCCCGCTCATCACCGCGTCTAACTTGCCATCCTATTTGCCGGCGCTGGGCGGGTCGCGGGGCACCGACGTCACCGGGGGAATGGCCGCCAAGGTGGCGGCGATGGTGGCGCTGGTGGAAGCCAATCCCGGCCTGGCCATACGGATATTCTCCGGCCTGATCCCTGGTCTGCTCACGCGGCTGTTGGTTGATCCTGGTCTGGCGGTTGGTACACGCCTGGCCGCCGGATAG
- the hoxE gene encoding bidirectional hydrogenase complex protein HoxE, whose product MSSRNEKIEPPSDDKRWRIVQATMQRNGFERDGLIETLHTVQESFGFLDEDSLRYVAASLNAPLSQVYGVSTFYHLFSLKPAGRHTCVVCLGTACYIKGIPLLLKEIENEYGIKAGETTADGNLSLMTARCLGSCGLAPVAVFDGEIAGKVNVHEAMDRLHALQEAYDVRQA is encoded by the coding sequence ATGTCATCGCGGAACGAAAAGATCGAACCGCCGTCGGACGACAAACGCTGGCGCATTGTTCAGGCGACCATGCAGCGCAACGGCTTCGAGCGTGACGGCCTGATCGAAACGCTTCACACCGTGCAGGAGTCCTTCGGCTTCCTGGATGAAGATTCACTGCGTTACGTGGCGGCGTCGCTCAACGCGCCGCTCAGTCAGGTCTACGGCGTCTCCACCTTTTACCATCTGTTCAGCCTCAAGCCGGCCGGCCGCCATACCTGCGTCGTCTGCCTGGGCACGGCCTGCTACATCAAAGGCATTCCCCTGTTGTTGAAGGAAATCGAAAACGAATACGGCATCAAGGCCGGCGAGACGACGGCCGACGGCAATCTCTCCCTGATGACGGCGCGCTGCCTGGGGTCGTGCGGTCTGGCGCCGGTGGCCGTGTTCGACGGCGAAATCGCCGGCAAGGTGAACGTCCACGAGGCGATGGATCGACTCCACGCGCTTCAGGAGGCTTACGATGTTCGACAGGCTTGA
- a CDS encoding NuoF family protein has translation MFDRLEEIAITEQEQGERYTHTVNVCMAAGCMSSQSGVIKETLDKEVEREGLERWCRVRGTGCMGLCAAGPLVSVNPEKEGEILYQHVKVDDVPEIVASLEGQPVERLRCPTDVPFFQRQHKIVLENSGLIDPERIEEYIARDGYAAMMKAITEMSPADVIDEIIASGLRGRGGGGYPTGLKWTTVAKSDGEMKYIICNADEGDPGAFMDRSVLESDPHRILEGMAIAGYAVGATQGYVYVRGEYPLAVARLKTAIRQARRANMLGSGIGGTLFNFHIDIRLGAGAFVCGEETALIASIEGKRGQPRPRPPYPAEYGLWGMPTLINNVETLASVAPIIRNGGDWYARLGTATSKGTKVFALAGSINNTGLIEVPMGTSLREIIYDIGGGVSGDGHCKAIQTGGPSGGCIPAKFLDTLVDYESLSALGSIMGSGGMIVMDDSASMVDVARFFMEFCMTESCGRCVPCRVGTVHMYNLLDKFSRHEGTPHDLILLEKLCDMVRNTSLCGLGQTAPNPVLSTLRYFRDEYMDCMITETNGNQAHFHSLSGNGLGDGLQEVAR, from the coding sequence ATGTTCGACAGGCTTGAGGAAATCGCCATCACGGAACAGGAACAGGGCGAGCGCTACACCCACACCGTCAACGTTTGCATGGCCGCCGGGTGCATGTCCTCGCAGAGCGGCGTGATTAAAGAAACGCTCGACAAGGAAGTGGAACGGGAAGGGCTGGAGCGCTGGTGTCGCGTGCGCGGCACGGGCTGCATGGGGCTGTGCGCCGCTGGGCCACTCGTTTCGGTGAACCCGGAGAAAGAAGGCGAAATCCTTTACCAACACGTCAAAGTCGATGACGTGCCGGAGATCGTCGCCTCATTGGAGGGCCAACCGGTGGAGCGGCTGCGCTGCCCGACCGACGTGCCCTTCTTCCAGCGGCAACACAAGATCGTCCTGGAGAACAGCGGCCTGATCGACCCGGAGCGCATCGAGGAATACATCGCCCGCGACGGCTACGCGGCGATGATGAAGGCCATTACCGAGATGTCTCCCGCCGACGTCATCGATGAGATCATCGCCAGCGGCCTGCGCGGCCGGGGCGGCGGCGGCTACCCGACCGGCCTGAAGTGGACGACGGTCGCCAAGTCCGACGGCGAGATGAAATACATCATCTGCAACGCCGACGAAGGCGACCCCGGCGCGTTCATGGATCGCAGCGTATTGGAGAGCGATCCCCATCGCATCCTGGAAGGCATGGCGATTGCCGGCTATGCCGTCGGCGCGACCCAGGGCTACGTCTACGTGCGCGGCGAATACCCGCTGGCCGTGGCCCGCCTGAAGACGGCCATCCGCCAGGCCCGCCGGGCCAACATGCTCGGCAGCGGCATCGGCGGCACGCTCTTCAACTTCCACATCGACATCCGCCTCGGCGCCGGCGCCTTCGTCTGCGGCGAGGAGACGGCGCTCATCGCCTCCATCGAGGGCAAGCGCGGCCAGCCCCGGCCGCGGCCGCCCTATCCGGCGGAGTACGGCCTATGGGGTATGCCGACCCTGATCAACAACGTCGAGACGCTGGCGAGCGTGGCCCCCATCATCCGCAACGGTGGCGACTGGTACGCGCGGCTGGGCACGGCCACCAGCAAAGGCACCAAGGTCTTCGCCCTGGCCGGCAGCATCAACAACACCGGCCTCATCGAAGTGCCGATGGGCACGTCGCTGCGCGAGATCATCTACGACATCGGCGGCGGTGTCTCCGGCGACGGCCACTGCAAGGCCATCCAGACCGGCGGCCCCTCCGGCGGCTGCATCCCGGCCAAGTTCCTCGATACCCTCGTCGATTATGAATCCCTCTCGGCGCTGGGATCGATCATGGGGTCGGGCGGCATGATCGTCATGGACGATTCGGCCAGCATGGTCGATGTGGCCCGCTTCTTTATGGAGTTTTGCATGACCGAGTCGTGCGGCCGGTGTGTGCCCTGCCGCGTCGGCACGGTCCACATGTACAACTTGCTCGACAAGTTCAGCCGCCACGAGGGCACGCCCCATGACCTGATCCTGCTGGAGAAGTTATGCGATATGGTGCGCAACACCAGCCTGTGCGGCCTGGGGCAGACTGCGCCGAATCCGGTGCTCAGCACGCTGCGCTATTTCCGTGATGAGTACATGGACTGCATGATCACCGAAACGAATGGCAACCAAGCCCACTTCCATAGTTTGTCGGGAAATGGGCTTGGCGATGGGTTACAAGAGGTGGCGCGATGA
- the hoxU gene encoding bidirectional hydrogenase complex protein HoxU, with the protein MKRPFKTRIKTLKIDGVDVGAREDETILELAQENGIFIPTLCHLEGVHDIGSCRLCLVEIKGSNKLQPACMTYAEEGMDVITNSERLLTYRRQVLDLLFSERNHVCSVCVSNGHCELQWMAGKLGISHVGVPYLYPQLAVDASHPYYTYDPNRCILCTRCVRVCDEIEGAHTWDVMGRGVECMVISDLNQPWGTADSCTRCGKCVQVCPTGALFSKGKAVAEMKKRREFLPYLQSMREGRK; encoded by the coding sequence ATGAAACGGCCGTTTAAGACTCGCATCAAGACTCTGAAAATCGACGGCGTCGACGTTGGCGCGCGGGAAGATGAAACCATCCTGGAACTGGCCCAGGAGAACGGTATTTTCATCCCCACCCTGTGCCATCTGGAAGGCGTCCACGACATCGGCTCGTGCCGCCTGTGCCTGGTGGAGATCAAGGGTTCCAACAAGCTCCAGCCCGCCTGCATGACCTATGCCGAAGAGGGCATGGATGTCATCACCAACTCGGAGCGGCTGCTGACCTATCGGCGGCAGGTGCTCGATCTGCTCTTCTCGGAGCGCAATCACGTCTGCTCCGTGTGCGTCTCCAACGGCCATTGCGAACTCCAGTGGATGGCGGGCAAACTGGGCATCAGCCACGTCGGCGTGCCCTACCTCTATCCGCAACTGGCCGTGGATGCCTCGCACCCGTATTACACCTATGACCCCAACCGGTGCATCCTGTGTACCCGCTGTGTGCGTGTCTGTGACGAGATCGAAGGCGCGCATACCTGGGACGTGATGGGCCGGGGCGTGGAGTGCATGGTCATCAGCGACCTGAATCAGCCCTGGGGCACGGCCGATAGCTGCACCCGCTGCGGCAAGTGTGTCCAGGTCTGCCCCACCGGCGCGCTCTTCTCCAAGGGTAAGGCCGTGGCCGAAATGAAAAAGCGCCGCGAATTCCTGCCCTATCTGCAATCCATGCGGGAGGGTCGAAAGTGA
- a CDS encoding NADH-quinone oxidoreductase subunit B family protein, whose protein sequence is MSNKPTLATVWLDGCSGCHMSFLDIDERILDLAAQADLVYSPLVDAKEFPDMVDITLIEGAVSSEDDYNKIRKVRAHTRLLVSLGDCAVTANVPAMRNRFSVKSVLDRAYIENAALNQHIPVEVIPALRRQSVPVHQIVPVDVFIPGCPPSADIIFFALTELLAGRMPDLRTMTRFGA, encoded by the coding sequence GTGAGTAACAAACCAACTCTGGCGACGGTCTGGCTCGACGGCTGTTCCGGCTGCCATATGTCCTTTCTCGACATTGACGAACGCATCCTCGATCTGGCGGCCCAGGCCGACCTGGTCTATAGCCCGCTGGTGGACGCCAAGGAGTTCCCCGACATGGTGGACATCACCCTGATCGAGGGCGCGGTCAGCAGCGAAGACGATTACAACAAGATTCGCAAGGTGCGGGCGCACACGCGGCTATTGGTGTCGCTGGGCGACTGCGCCGTGACGGCCAACGTGCCGGCCATGCGCAACCGCTTCAGTGTCAAGTCGGTGCTGGATCGCGCCTACATCGAGAACGCCGCGCTGAACCAGCACATCCCGGTCGAGGTGATTCCCGCCCTGCGCCGGCAGTCGGTGCCTGTGCACCAGATCGTGCCGGTGGACGTATTCATTCCCGGCTGCCCGCCCTCGGCCGACATCATTTTCTTTGCCCTGACCGAATTGCTGGCCGGGCGGATGCCCGACTTGCGGACAATGACCCGCTTCGGCGCGTAA
- a CDS encoding Ni/Fe hydrogenase subunit alpha: MSKTITIDPVTRIEGHSKITIHLDDTGRVSSARFHVTQFRGFEKLVEGRPFHEMPSLTARICGICPVSHLVASAKACDDLMAVQIPPAAAKLRQILNLAQILQSHALSFFHLSSPDLVLGMDSDPARRNLFGVVGHSPDLARDGIWLRQYGQEIIALLGGKRIHPAWVVPGGVSAPLTADRRETMLAKVPDALARLRRTLDWYKEVFGHFDAEIRTFANFPSLFMGLVSDKGELEMYDGKIRFVDSTGQIVADKLEPHQFYDYIEEAVEPDSYLKSPYYKALGYPDGIYRVGPLARLNLIDRVGTPLADEEWAEFRMLERGATLSSFQYHYARLVEMIYCVEKIERLLNAPDILSDHVRAHADPNRLEGFGVSEAPRGTLMHHYKIDRKGMMQWANLIIATGHNSLAMNKGVYQVARYFVHGEKIEEGMLNRVEAVIRTFDPCLSCSTHAFGQMPLRIELLSPEGELLDKVQRG; this comes from the coding sequence ATGAGCAAGACGATTACCATCGATCCCGTGACCCGCATCGAGGGGCACAGCAAGATCACCATCCATCTCGATGACACTGGGCGGGTCAGTTCGGCCCGCTTCCACGTGACGCAATTCCGCGGCTTCGAGAAGCTGGTGGAAGGCCGGCCGTTCCACGAGATGCCTTCGCTTACGGCCCGCATCTGCGGCATCTGTCCGGTTAGCCATCTGGTCGCCTCGGCCAAGGCCTGCGACGACTTGATGGCCGTGCAGATCCCGCCGGCGGCGGCCAAGCTGCGCCAGATCTTGAATCTGGCCCAGATTCTGCAATCCCATGCCCTCAGCTTCTTCCACCTGTCGTCGCCCGACCTGGTGCTGGGCATGGATTCCGACCCGGCGCGGCGCAATCTGTTCGGCGTGGTCGGGCATTCGCCCGACCTGGCGCGTGACGGCATCTGGCTGCGCCAATACGGACAGGAGATCATCGCTCTGCTGGGCGGCAAGCGCATCCATCCGGCCTGGGTCGTGCCCGGCGGCGTCAGCGCGCCGTTGACGGCCGACCGCCGCGAGACGATGCTGGCCAAGGTTCCCGACGCCCTGGCCCGCCTGCGCCGCACGCTCGACTGGTACAAGGAAGTGTTCGGCCACTTCGACGCCGAAATCCGCACCTTTGCCAATTTCCCGTCGCTGTTCATGGGCCTGGTGTCCGACAAGGGCGAACTGGAGATGTACGACGGCAAGATTCGGTTTGTGGATTCCACCGGCCAGATCGTGGCCGACAAGCTTGAGCCGCACCAGTTCTATGACTACATTGAGGAAGCGGTGGAACCCGACTCCTATCTGAAGTCGCCCTACTATAAGGCGCTGGGCTATCCCGACGGCATCTATCGAGTGGGGCCGCTGGCTCGGCTGAATCTGATCGACCGGGTGGGCACGCCGCTGGCCGATGAGGAATGGGCTGAGTTCCGCATGTTAGAGCGCGGCGCGACGTTGAGTTCCTTCCAGTACCATTACGCCCGCCTGGTCGAGATGATATACTGCGTGGAGAAGATCGAGCGGCTGCTCAACGCGCCCGACATCCTGAGCGACCACGTGCGCGCCCACGCCGACCCCAACCGGCTGGAAGGCTTCGGCGTCAGTGAAGCGCCGCGCGGTACACTGATGCACCATTACAAGATCGACCGCAAGGGCATGATGCAGTGGGCCAACCTGATTATCGCCACCGGCCACAACAGTCTGGCGATGAACAAGGGCGTCTATCAGGTGGCGCGCTACTTCGTCCACGGCGAGAAGATCGAAGAGGGCATGTTGAATCGGGTCGAGGCGGTGATCCGTACCTTCGACCCCTGCCTTAGCTGTTCGACCCACGCCTTTGGGCAGATGCCGCTGCGCATCGAGCTGCTTTCGCCCGAAGGCGAACTGTTGGATAAGGTGCAGCGCGGCTAA
- a CDS encoding hydrogenase maturation protease yields MAFLIIGYGNTLRGDDGAGRRVVEALADTLPPGAAVSLHQLTPEWAETISHVDHVIFVDATESQIPGAVRCFPLSAAPGRPDSHAVTPDSLLFMAAALYGRAPSAHVVTIAGESFALSESLSVRVAAAVPIAAAMIHDLIGRFQATEADPFAGRHPVSSAR; encoded by the coding sequence ATGGCCTTTCTGATCATCGGCTACGGCAACACGCTGCGCGGCGATGACGGCGCCGGTCGCCGGGTGGTGGAAGCGTTGGCAGACACGCTGCCGCCCGGCGCGGCCGTCTCGCTCCACCAGTTGACGCCGGAATGGGCCGAGACCATCAGCCACGTGGATCACGTCATCTTCGTCGATGCCACCGAGAGCCAAATACCCGGCGCGGTGCGATGTTTCCCCCTGTCGGCTGCCCCTGGCCGCCCCGATTCCCATGCCGTCACGCCCGATAGCCTGTTGTTCATGGCCGCCGCGCTCTATGGCCGCGCTCCCTCGGCCCACGTCGTCACCATCGCCGGGGAATCGTTCGCCCTGTCCGAATCCCTGAGCGTTCGCGTGGCCGCGGCCGTCCCTATCGCCGCGGCCATGATCCACGATCTCATCGGCCGGTTTCAGGCGACGGAAGCCGATCCGTTCGCGGGCCGCCACCCTGTCAGTTCTGCGCGGTGA
- a CDS encoding SPFH domain-containing protein encodes MPKIFDRVAVESWQRDEVIQKFPREGLGDIKLGSQLIVNPGETAVFVRGGEAMGTFTPGRHTLTTENIPMLTNLFEAGLFGGANVFTADVYFVKTTDLTLKWGTVNPIIVEHPQRMPGASAIVGNGTYVTKVKDPWRFLNALDAFRPSVRFQEVKARLDPMLAIMISDKLSELAIAKGLGPAQLQSFTKELNSLLVGLLQEEFDAIGMVLVDFAINMSLHPDSLKVVTNMGYGTSYTQKQQADALMAAASNPSGGALSEVGFGAMGMAAMQQQQMQQQMLQQQLAAQQAAQGGQAPATGATPPPATGSPPPPMPDVMTPEQAAEFLQVTPQDVLAAIEAGDLKAKKIGAAYRISKANLEAFLGG; translated from the coding sequence ATGCCCAAGATATTCGATCGCGTCGCCGTCGAGAGCTGGCAACGGGATGAGGTCATCCAGAAATTTCCCCGCGAGGGGCTGGGCGACATCAAGCTTGGCTCGCAACTGATCGTCAACCCCGGCGAGACGGCCGTCTTCGTGCGCGGCGGCGAGGCGATGGGAACTTTCACCCCCGGCCGCCATACGCTGACCACCGAGAACATCCCCATGCTGACCAACCTCTTTGAGGCCGGTCTGTTCGGTGGGGCCAATGTGTTTACGGCCGACGTCTACTTCGTCAAGACGACCGACCTGACCCTGAAGTGGGGCACGGTCAACCCGATTATCGTCGAGCACCCGCAGCGGATGCCGGGGGCCAGCGCCATCGTCGGCAACGGCACCTACGTCACCAAGGTCAAGGACCCGTGGCGCTTCCTTAATGCGCTGGATGCCTTCCGGCCTAGCGTGCGCTTCCAGGAAGTGAAGGCCCGCCTCGACCCGATGCTGGCGATCATGATCTCCGATAAGCTCAGTGAGCTGGCGATTGCCAAGGGTCTCGGCCCGGCCCAGTTGCAATCGTTCACCAAGGAACTGAACTCGCTACTCGTCGGCCTGTTGCAGGAAGAGTTCGACGCCATCGGCATGGTGCTGGTCGATTTCGCCATCAACATGTCGCTCCACCCCGATTCGCTGAAGGTCGTCACCAACATGGGTTACGGCACGTCTTACACCCAGAAGCAGCAGGCCGACGCGCTGATGGCCGCGGCCAGCAACCCCTCCGGCGGCGCGCTCAGCGAAGTCGGCTTCGGCGCGATGGGTATGGCGGCCATGCAGCAGCAGCAGATGCAACAACAAATGTTGCAACAGCAGCTGGCGGCCCAGCAAGCGGCGCAAGGCGGGCAGGCCCCGGCCACGGGCGCGACGCCACCGCCGGCCACCGGGTCGCCCCCGCCCCCCATGCCTGACGTGATGACCCCGGAGCAGGCGGCCGAATTCCTGCAAGTGACGCCGCAGGACGTACTGGCGGCCATCGAGGCCGGCGACCTGAAGGCCAAGAAGATCGGCGCGGCCTATCGCATCAGCAAGGCTAACCTGGAAGCGTTCCTGGGCGGCTAA
- a CDS encoding DUF2207 domain-containing protein, with translation MLPKNPVLSRRIAYLGLFIFFLILAPAAIAQTKTFHWTQWDIDLALQPDGRLQVTETQTLNFIGEPFTFGYRSIPVGRQGNNDGISNVSVREGDFVFTESFSNAPGTFEVVDQGGETRINWYFEPALGERTYTFSYTVNGAVRVGAGEDSGDQVFWTVLPSDHPSRVDNSRTTITLPEGVFPQRLTGTEDHLVAAYLNDTQTGEVAIDVSDDERVITFTTQRAIMPGEKLDVRVQFPNALLPIATPSWQAAEQRDDVVGLAVLALSMLLLVGGPLGVVALWYTRGRDPQLGLVVPDYITEPPDALPPAMVGSLVDEKVDMQDIVSTLIDLAHRGYVTMEEEKRTHNFTRTDKPDDHLRDYERTFLNDIFRGEGTRSLSSLQYKFASKIPGLRDQIIDELIKEGYLPRAPQSVRNSYIIMAVVVLILGILSLFFLGVFLGANAGLVCFPVFAILSTAIALFIAARHMPRKTAKGAEAAIKWNAFKTYLKNIKEYADLENSGDIFDKYLAYAIAFGLERSFINTFSQSPATIMPPWYMPFPPMHRPMGGGIGGPVVVAAPRPSGGGGQSGGMPNLGDISGGLTGGLAGMSTGLTRMLNNTSNVLKSTPPPTNTGSTGRFGGGGGGGGFSGGFSGGSSGGGGSAGFG, from the coding sequence ATGTTGCCAAAGAATCCCGTACTTTCACGGCGAATCGCTTATCTGGGGTTATTCATCTTCTTTCTCATCCTAGCTCCCGCAGCAATCGCCCAGACAAAAACATTTCATTGGACGCAATGGGACATCGACCTGGCCCTGCAACCGGACGGCCGCTTGCAGGTGACGGAGACTCAGACCCTCAACTTTATCGGCGAGCCGTTCACCTTCGGCTATCGCAGCATCCCCGTCGGCCGGCAGGGCAACAACGACGGCATCAGCAATGTCAGCGTGCGCGAAGGGGATTTTGTCTTCACGGAGTCCTTCTCCAATGCGCCGGGCACGTTTGAAGTCGTCGATCAGGGCGGCGAAACGCGCATCAACTGGTACTTCGAGCCGGCCCTGGGCGAACGCACCTACACCTTTTCCTACACCGTCAATGGCGCGGTGAGGGTGGGCGCGGGCGAAGACTCCGGCGATCAGGTCTTCTGGACCGTGTTGCCCAGCGATCACCCGTCGCGCGTGGACAACAGTCGCACCACGATCACCCTGCCCGAGGGCGTCTTTCCGCAACGCCTCACCGGCACGGAGGATCACCTCGTGGCCGCCTACCTGAACGACACGCAAACGGGCGAGGTGGCGATTGACGTCAGCGATGACGAGCGCGTCATCACCTTCACCACCCAACGGGCCATCATGCCCGGCGAAAAGCTCGACGTGCGCGTTCAATTCCCGAATGCGCTGCTGCCCATCGCCACCCCGTCGTGGCAGGCGGCCGAGCAACGCGACGACGTGGTGGGGCTGGCCGTGCTGGCGCTATCCATGCTGTTGCTGGTCGGCGGGCCGTTGGGCGTTGTCGCCCTGTGGTATACGCGCGGCCGTGATCCCCAACTGGGCCTTGTCGTCCCCGACTACATCACCGAGCCGCCCGATGCCTTGCCGCCGGCCATGGTCGGTTCGCTGGTCGATGAAAAGGTCGATATGCAGGACATCGTCTCGACCCTCATCGATCTGGCCCATCGCGGCTATGTGACGATGGAGGAAGAGAAGCGCACCCATAACTTCACCCGCACCGACAAGCCCGACGACCACCTGCGCGACTACGAGCGCACCTTCCTGAACGACATTTTTCGCGGCGAGGGAACCCGTTCGCTCAGCAGCCTGCAATACAAATTCGCCAGCAAAATCCCCGGCCTGCGCGACCAGATCATCGATGAACTGATCAAGGAAGGCTATCTGCCGCGCGCGCCGCAATCGGTGCGTAACAGTTATATCATCATGGCCGTGGTCGTACTGATTCTGGGCATCCTGAGTCTGTTCTTCCTGGGTGTCTTCCTCGGCGCCAACGCCGGTCTGGTCTGCTTCCCGGTCTTCGCCATCCTGTCGACAGCTATCGCCCTGTTCATCGCCGCGCGCCACATGCCGCGCAAAACAGCCAAGGGGGCCGAGGCAGCCATCAAGTGGAACGCCTTCAAGACCTATTTGAAGAACATCAAAGAATACGCTGATCTGGAGAACTCCGGCGACATCTTCGATAAGTATCTGGCTTATGCTATCGCTTTCGGGCTGGAGCGCTCGTTCATCAATACCTTCTCGCAATCCCCGGCAACCATCATGCCACCCTGGTACATGCCCTTTCCACCGATGCACCGGCCGATGGGCGGGGGGATCGGCGGGCCGGTCGTCGTCGCCGCGCCTCGGCCGTCGGGTGGCGGCGGCCAATCGGGCGGCATGCCCAATCTGGGCGACATCTCCGGCGGCCTCACCGGCGGTCTGGCCGGCATGTCGACCGGTCTGACGCGCATGTTGAACAACACTTCCAATGTCCTCAAGAGCACGCCGCCGCCGACCAACACCGGCAGCACCGGCCGCTTTGGCGGTGGGGGGGGTGGGGGCGGCTTTAGTGGCGGCTTCAGTGGCGGCTCGTCGGGCGGCGGCGGCAGCGCCGGCTTCGGCTAA